A window from Nitrospiraceae bacterium encodes these proteins:
- a CDS encoding PilZ domain-containing protein, protein MERRQHRRVPAHLKSLLLGNSHEVEGVTLDLSLGGARIESGIDVFPGKQIRVRLMVPGEEEPLLIDQALVRWVDEDTFGIEFLAVDAEGRDDLEELIDAFEELEEGGHA, encoded by the coding sequence ATGGAGAGGCGGCAGCACCGTCGAGTTCCGGCCCACCTCAAGAGCCTACTATTGGGGAATTCCCATGAAGTTGAGGGTGTCACCCTTGATCTCTCCCTCGGTGGGGCCAGAATTGAAAGCGGGATTGATGTATTCCCCGGAAAACAAATTCGAGTCCGACTGATGGTGCCCGGGGAAGAAGAGCCGCTGCTAATTGATCAGGCTTTGGTCCGTTGGGTCGACGAGGATACGTTTGGAATCGAATTTCTCGCAGTCGATGCGGAAGGTCGAGACGACCTAGAAGAATTAATTGATGCCTTCGAGGAACTCGAAGAGGGAGGACATGCCTGA
- a CDS encoding PilZ domain-containing protein gives MEKRAQPRFTAQFRSTFSGGQREGNGRTLDLSSGGCRIETDIPVVIGAAFECRIYAPSLDWPLRVDEAQVRWVRGNTFGVAFVKMRTEERAKLNNLVKALEAELNPVAPK, from the coding sequence ATGGAAAAACGCGCGCAACCGCGGTTCACCGCACAGTTTCGAAGCACTTTCTCTGGAGGGCAAAGGGAAGGGAATGGGCGGACACTTGATCTATCCTCCGGCGGATGCAGAATCGAAACTGACATACCGGTCGTCATTGGTGCGGCGTTTGAGTGTCGGATCTATGCTCCGAGTCTTGATTGGCCCCTCCGAGTCGATGAAGCTCAGGTGCGATGGGTGCGAGGTAACACCTTTGGTGTCGCATTTGTGAAAATGAGGACAGAAGAGCGAGCCAAGCTGAATAACTTGGTAAAGGCCCTCGAAGCCGAACTCAACCCAGTCGCGCCGAAGTGA
- the pal gene encoding peptidoglycan-associated lipoprotein Pal: MYGKTFRSGVIAVIGLVLLAGQGCSSKWWQSDGETEAGQSGNSQFPTISGGGSSGELSGFSQNPSEERLQRGGGIAAVSSSGMNERQRAELTKEEKAAIEAGLQDVFFGYDQWVISDSGMNALNRDAEWLKAHPGAVMKVEGHCDERGTGEYNFVLGEKRAKAARSYLVEMGVAPKQIAIISYGKERPFCAEHDEACYQQNRRGHVLLSVKKK; the protein is encoded by the coding sequence ATGTACGGAAAAACATTCAGATCAGGCGTCATTGCAGTGATAGGTTTGGTTCTCCTTGCTGGACAGGGGTGCAGTTCCAAGTGGTGGCAATCCGATGGGGAGACGGAAGCCGGACAATCGGGGAATTCACAGTTCCCCACGATATCTGGGGGAGGATCCAGCGGAGAGCTGAGCGGATTTTCACAAAACCCCTCTGAAGAACGGTTGCAACGTGGCGGTGGAATCGCTGCGGTGTCTTCATCAGGAATGAATGAAAGGCAACGTGCGGAACTCACTAAAGAAGAAAAGGCCGCGATTGAAGCGGGGCTTCAAGATGTCTTTTTTGGATATGATCAATGGGTGATTTCAGATTCTGGCATGAACGCCCTGAATCGAGATGCGGAATGGCTGAAGGCTCACCCTGGTGCGGTGATGAAAGTTGAGGGACATTGTGATGAGCGAGGGACGGGCGAATACAACTTCGTGCTCGGTGAAAAGCGAGCCAAGGCTGCGAGGAGCTATCTGGTCGAGATGGGAGTGGCCCCGAAGCAAATCGCTATCATCTCATATGGGAAGGAGAGACCCTTCTGTGCCGAACATGACGAAGCCTGCTATCAGCAGAACCGCCGCGGACACGTGTTACTGTCCGTAAAAAAGAAATGA